Below is a genomic region from Gadus macrocephalus chromosome 14, ASM3116895v1.
GAACACATCcttcctatggagatgaggctAGATTGCTGCCTACTAGTGTTTGTAGCGTTCAGAGTTTGGAATgacttgctagtgtggaagcgctgcCGCTTCCGTTATTTAATATATAACTTCCGTTATTTAATAACTCCagtgttaaatattttaagattttAATTGTTGTAATTATTATTGGCAACAGTAGTTTTTTTAAACACCATCTActtacatattaaaaaaaaaatctataaaaagcaatacggcacaaaatatttatgAAACGTTCAAATAACTTCTCTTGTGTAAAGCAATGTATATTGCTTTCTATGCGCAATTATTTAATATCCTGCGCAGCGTGTGAACGCAAAAGATTGTGGGTATTTTGGCTCGTTGAGGATCCATCTGTGCGTTCTTGAAATATCTCGGAATCCTCAAAAATAAAGGATGCGAAAAGGGCGCGAAtgcgagtgtcctcaacattggaacagtgcttgtcggcgttctatgacgtagcgtccttaaaagggcagccgttgagcatgcttccttcacattgggaaacagccccagTCCGGTCCTATTCCTCATTCAGGGTTTTGCGTTACAGTGTTGTGGGACTAGAGTGTAGTGTGGGTTCCCGAGGGGTTCAGACCTGACGACAGGGCCGGTCGGGGTTGGACAGCACCAGTCCCGGTCCGATGATGTTGAAGGTGGCGTCGATGTGCATGGGGTTGGGGTCCTTGAAGGAGATGATGTGTATCTTGTACTCCGGAGCGAGGTGGCGGCGCATCCATTCGATCCCCATGTAGTTTGTAACctggacaggaagtgaggtcattTTTTATGTAAAGCATTAAACATTCTAATCCTTTATTTCATAAGCAGTGCATTGGTCCATTTGTGAGTGGTTGCAATTGAACATGCTAGACTTAACATGTTAGATTAAACATTATGTGTGCCAATGtcttaaataatttaaataattcaCGAAGCAGAGCCTCTGCAACAGATGCAGCTACAAAAGAAGCAGGCGTTCTTTATCTAATCTCCGGAGTGTCGGAGCGTTCCTCGCTCAAGATCCGGCAGAACGTAGCCCGAGAGTTCGGAGCGCCGTCGGgtcagaatgtgtgtgtaaacatgcCAACCCCCGCCCACAACAGGACAGAGCCGCTCGGCCCCCGGTCCTACCTGGCTCCTCTGAACAAACAGATCCCTGCCGGCCCGGATGAAGTCGGCGGCGTCGAAGCAGGGCTCGTGCTCAGTGGTCACGAACTTGCCCTGGGCCGCCAGCTTGTGTCGGTCCTCCACCGTGCGGATGGGGTAGtcctgaggagagaggggagacggaggagacgggggagacggaggggagacggaggagacgggggagacggaggagacgggggagaccgCCGAGACGTTAGATAAGAGAATCCATCACCCCGGTCATTGCCCAcaatgacatttacatttacattcagggcgtttagcagacgcttttatccaaggagacttacaataagtgcatagatcagaagaaggagaaagaacaatatatctctgtcggtacattaaggatgttcatagaacgaagtgccaagcactaacaatcactaggttaacccattccccgtacacaacagagatagctaggagaaGATGCTACCAAACGATGGAGAGCCCCATTTTAGGAGCCCCATATCATCCCCACTCCTGGGGGTGTACCCCAATAACGTCCCCCCTCCTGGGGGTCAAGGCAAGGCatggcaaggcaaggcaactttatttctatagcacttttcatacacaaggcagactcaaagtgcttcacacataaagattgtcatacaataaaataaaataatagataagtaaaagaaaacatatgcaaagaaattagtaaaatagaaaggCATTTtatagtattaaaatagaaaataaaggcaaagttaaaaaagctttttagaaagtgcaatgtatttaagatttagcagaaagctaaagcaaacataaaagtcaacCCTCCTTGGGATCCACCCACCTGGTCGTAGAGCTCGTCGGACATAGTGGGCTTGGGGGCGGTGGTCCACTTGGCCCCCTTCTTGAAGTACTCTTTGATGAGCGGCCGGTAGGCACGGTACTCGAAGAAGCGGGCCCTCCAGGCCATGGGGGCCTCGATGATCTCGTTGCCCACCACCATGAGGATGTCCCTGGGCATGGCGGCGTACATACCTGCCCCGGGTCGGAGGGGAGGGACAAGGCGGTCAACATCAGCACAGACACCTCAACTACTCCATTATTGTGTTCGGTCACTGGACTGAATCCAGTCAGAAGAACAGAGACCAATTACAAAGTGTTTAAAGGGCTcatgtcatgccaccaggtgtgggtgtgattagctggtactagccgtttggcacagggaaggaatgatTTTCATAATGGGcgggtccacctagatgtacgcaATGTATCCCTCATATATCtgggtggacatgcccacttgtgatgtcactatgaaaatcattccttccctgtgtcaaacggcttgtaccagctaatcacacccacatcTTGGGCGTGACATGAGCCCTTTAAAAAACGGTCTAGGATCAATTAAGAACCGAGCCGTAGCGCTCCCCCCGGTGGTCACCTGGGGAGGTGAAGTCCGGAGTGGTGTACTGCATTGACCAGTCCAAGGGCTCCGGCCTGCGCACCGTCACGCCCTCGTGCCGCAGGATATTGCACATCTCCTCGATCTCAGCAACAGCTTTCTTCAAGTGGTCCTTGGGAAAAGATTGGCCCCCAAACTTTTCGTAGAAGGGCCAGTGCTTCTCATACGTGTTAGCCTGTCAACAACAAACCGGGCAGCGTGTGAAGAAAACAGGATTCATAAAGTCAGTCTGTCACCTCAGAAAGACTCCAACTCCATCCCTACTTGGTTTGCACGTCCATCCCATAAGGGGATCTGATTCTCCACATTTGAACTGATCCATGCATTTCTCTCTAACCATGTTGTCCATTCAGTAGCACTTCACGGGACATTTCTTTCTGCAGGAACGCTGTGAAATACGACCTTGCCTTTCAGAACAACAAACCCGTggtaacagacagacagacagacagacagactgactgactgacgcacacacgtaccaagcgcgcactcacacacgcacgcacacacacacacacagacagacagacagacagacagacagacagacagacagacgcacacacgtaccaagcgctcacacacacacacacacacacacacacacacacacacacacacacacagacacacacacacacacacacacacacacacacacacacacacacacacacaaacacacgcacgcacacacatttgaagTGAACTCATCTACCTTGACTTCCACGCTGAAGGGAGGCACTTGGGCATTCTCCGCACGCCCCACGATCACCTCCTCTAACGGGTCCCATTCGTTGTAGGCGCAGACGGGGCACTCTTCCGGCACGGCCTCAGAAACAGGGTCCACCGGGCCTTCGGCTCGGGGCTGGGCGGCAGCGGCGATGGAGGTGCTCTGGAACGCCCGCTGCACCCACCCGTTCGCCGACCGTCCGAGCTGCAGAGAGATGATCAGAACGTGAGTCAACGGGGGAAGGGGGCCTGCAACCGAGATACAGGCTACTTGGAATAAATTTACAAACGAGGATCAAATATTTCAAGGATTTTTAGCAATCAAATAAGAGACGAGGAAGGGTCGTTCACTTTACCGGTAGCCATCGTTTTTTTCTTAATCAAAAGCACATACTTTGAAAAACCAATGAGCTGAAACAATTAAGTACAGCCTATCAGCCTAGATCAGGCAATATACTTGGCGAATGCAAATTAAACATGCGTTTCCAAATAGATTACCAACGAGGCGACGGATCTAAACTCATTGAATAAAGCATATTGTGTTGAAGTCAGTTTGGTCATCCTTATGAAACGTTATCGGAAAGCGCTGACAGTAGGTTAGCTGGCGCATGCGCAGTGGTGGTGTCACTGAGGTCGAGCATCTGCGACGCCAGTTGGCTCCTGTCACTCAGCGACGCGCAACAAATGCAAGTATCCTATCTTTGGATTCCCTCAGTTCCGCTGTGATCGGGTTCTTTATCCCCTCAAATCCAGTCCCGAAGAACAGCACAACACAAAAaactaatacaaaaaaaaatatccagAAAAACCAATCACAACATTCAGTTATTTAGAATCTTTGGTTTTTGCAGCGGAAGAGCAgtgacatctttttttttttttcacaagcGCGGTGACTTTATTATCCTTGGTCTCGGGTGCGTAATGGGTTTAAATGTTTGAATTTGGAATCGTCCTAAACCACCGGAATACCAACCAGAGCTGCGATCAGATGGGCAGCCTCGGCGCCCCTGCTACCTCCTCTCATACATCTTACTCGCAGCATTGTCCGGTGCAATAATTGCTGGGAAATATAAAGGTGGAGTGGAGTGGTGTGGCTTCGCAGCGGCTCAGAAACGACCTCTCGCTTGAATGAACGCTGCCCAGCGCCAGGCTCCTTTATAGGGagcagtaggcctacgtgtcTGCAGAGCCATTGGTTGCCCTGAGTTATGAGGCAACGTGACTTGAGAAAATACACCCTGAAACTCAACCCCTTACGCCAGCAAATTCTTATCAAGTAGGGCTACTCGCGTCAAAAGTTTCCAAGGATAATATCGCGCAAATTACATCAAATACCCCAGACAAGCATTGGAAAGATTGCACAAATCTAGGCCTACTGTGCACATAGAGTTGGGTTCAAAGTCTTAGGATAAAAGTTATTTTCGAATAATAAAgttatatattacatatatatgaCCTATATAATGCCTATCAGAGGTCTCCACATGAGATGGCAGTCCCACCACCTGCTCCTGGCTTGACTGGTCCCACCGTTTATGACCCAAATCCTAAGTGACTGCTGACATTACTACCCCTCTACAAAACTCTGACTTAGGCCTTTTGATCCATTTTAGTCTACCTATTACTTTTCTTTACATTTCTATTCAAAAAGGCAGTCttttactcactctctcttgaTTGGTTATTATttgtatagtatatagtataataagtatataggcctactttaaaagGTTGATTATAATTACAGCCAATAGACTCTCaggtctgctgcagaacaaGGCCTTTCCTTGTGTGAGCGCTGAAATGCTGAACTCTACAGCTGCTCtgtcaggccccgtccacacgaagccgatttcatggcgaaaccgcaaaggtcttgtacggttcggccttccgtccacacgaagccagcgaatccgcaaacttctgaaaccaccctcggaggtggtttcaaatctatccggtttcgttttggtttcgtgtggacgcctgaaaccgactgaaaccgcaaaccatgacatcatcgccccacccctcgacctcctagccaatggctcttaagcccgcggagtctcagaaatcacaacaaaaaagatgatggcggactacaagcttgtaatcgttctgcagcatatcatgtcccttgttgggttgctaagccattatttattgagaatctagttcgccatcgtagaagagctgtttgtttgtgttgttagtggttcggggggcagcctttatgcgcatgctcgcctcttcttcttctggatttgtgtaccagaagcagcgccccttatgggcctggaatgtttactacagcgtttctacagatctatccggtttcgcttggcttcgtctttacggagatacttagaaaccggatagatcgaaaccgtaacggtttcgcccgtttcggcttcgtgtggacggggcctgaggcCTGAGCTACGTAACCTGGTAGGACTGGGCTTCACCGCGTGACTCACTGCTTATCCTGATtcagtacacaaacacatcctgAGATCAAACCAATGTCTTTCGGTCTAATGTTGGAGTTAACCAATAGAAAAGAAACAATAGAAAATCTAAGAACGATCCCAGCAGACCACGtgcaaataatgaaataaaagaTATCAAAGAAATACTTCAGCACTCAAcccgcaaataaatgaaaagtaataaagaaaatgttcaagCCCCCCCACTGTGCAGTGACAGGTCTGACCTGGAAACAGGCCTAAAGCTTCCAGGTCTGTCCTGGAAACAGACCTGGAAACTGGTTCGGGGGTCTCcctgcgggggggggagggtggagtgtAAAAGACAAAAATTCTAAGACAAAAGGGAATCGACAAAGGCGGACGATTGGCACCATTGAGCCACTGGTAGTAACACCAGTAGCCGCACTGGTAGTCAAACCCACTGGTATTCAAACGCACTGGTAGTCACACTAGAATGCATGCAGtaattgaccaatcagcatAAGTATTTGACCTGACTACACTAAGATGTGTAATGTCATCTTGTGATCCTCGTATTCCTCAGTATTCCCCAGcctgtagatggatggatggctatCCTGGTCCGGCCTGGTGGGTCATCAGGGATTTTGGAGCAGCTTGGCACGGGTCTTCAAGATTACATAAAGCCTTCTCACCTTACAGGTCGACGCCGGTCCTGCTCCTGGCAACCGGGTAGTGTTGGGGGCCGGCACATTGATGGTCTGCTTTGTAGCCTAGTTTACTTTAGATTTAGCTCATATGTGTATCATGTTATTGAAGATACCTGACTGTCAAGTACAATTCCTCCCTTTTGTTTACCTCTTGAGTGCTTTCCTTAAATGTGATGGTCTCAGGGCTGgatcataacaataataacagcaGCTCTCCTCTATGTATACAAAAACAGAATGCATATTTTGCATTCGGACAATGGCTATATCATTTCACAATTATATAACGTTTTCATATTGAATGatttgttttagtgtgtgtgtgtgcgtgtgtgtgtgtgtgtgtgtgtgtgtgtgtgtgttttaaagcacAATGCAATAGCTGACCTCCTGCTGTAGCTTAAGCATGGGTTGTGTTACTGGGttactggatggatggatggatggaactTGAAGGACAGACTTTCAGATGGATGTTTCTAGATGAGGAGACAGTACAGTTTAAAAACACTAACATTCCTAAAAGTTTAAAAGGTTTGGGAACCATTTCAGTCATGAAGTAATCAATGAATGGATGTGGAGGTCTTCTTATTAGCAGTCAGTTCAATAAGGTGAGATAAGCGTCTATGAATACTGAGTATTGACACTCAATTGGCATTGAGGCTCAGGCAAATAATGCATTCAAAATTGTAAATTAATAGAGCTCCGACAAACATGATCAAACGCAGGTTATAAATAACAGACAATAAAGTAACATTTTGATATCCTATATAGTGAACAATGATTGTATTCATAATAATCAATTGTAAACTTAATTTTGTCCTTCAATCAAATCATAATGATCATGCCTTTATCTGGTTAAATGATCGATCTGCATGGGTTAAGATGGTCAACCTGGAAGACAGGTGGGACTGTTTGGATGATTTCTCTCAACTGTCATCAGCGCATGACTCTACTGATCAACACCTAGCTAAAACCTTCACTAGGGTGATGGGAGCCCTGCACCTCTTCTGAACCCgagccaacaacaacaacaacaacaacaacaacaacaacaacaacaacatcaaatatagctgcgagcagcaatgtgggggtCAAGCAGAATAGGACTCCATCAACTAATTTTTGCTGCTACCAAgttggctatgatatgttaaagagttgCTGAGAACAGGGTTACTTCCCATTTGGCGGCTTTatcgtcaagtttgattggctgtcactgccaaacggttttgaatttgaaaaagctGTTAGACACATTTGTTCAACCTGGTCCAAACCTCCAGAAACACAAGAGCTCAGAGTCCAGAGGAATGCGGAAGACAGGAGGGGTCGGCAGTCATCAGGGGCTCAGGAATCAACCCGCCCACTCCACCAAAAGTGGGGAAAACTGGAGAATATCTCGATTTATGTAACTTTTGGTTCGCCCTGAACCACCAGATCTGCACGACGCCAATATGTTGGTGGTTTCGATATGTGTGGCGAGTTTATTAATATTCCCACTCTTACTCCAAACGTTGTGCCCTTATTTCTGGAAGGATGCCTTCTACCTAGTGAAGCTGATCAACATATCCAAGACCTACATCCttcggcggaggaggagaccaATCTTCCTCTTTCTGGACCGCTTTCTGGAGCAAGCCGTCGCGCGTCCCGATGCGACGTTCATCGTGTTCGAGGATGAGCGCTTCTCCTACCGCGACGCGGACACGACGAGCAACAGGATAGCGAACGCTCTCCTGCGTCACCCTCAGTACCATGCTGGGGACACGGTGGCGCTGTTCATGGGGAACGAACCCGCCTTTATGTTCATCTGCCTGGCCTTGGCGAAGTTGGGATCCCCCGCTGCGCTCCTAAACCACAACATCCGCTCCAGGTCCCTGTTGCACTGCTTCAGCTGCAGCAGCGCCACGGTGTTGATCGCAGCCTCAGGTAGGACAGCCTCAAGTAGCAGACAGTAGGAAAGCGCCCAGTAGCAGACAGTAGGACAGCGCCCAGTATCAGTTAGTAGGACAGCAGACAGTAGGACAGCGCTCAGTAGCAGACAGTAGGGACCATGCATTACACAAGAGATGCCATGAACTGCATAAAGAGGTCAAAAGCATGGAtggccttcctcctccatcactaggAGCAAGCAAAGGTCCATCATCAGAGTCAAAACTCTTCCGTTTTGGCACCGGGGAAAGAGCTCCCTGCCGACATCAGGTCCACacagtcgctcaccagcttccgcaagagACTCGAGGCTCacgactcacctgttcagagttcacctggactctgcatagcctcgtcccttacacccccccccccccccccctttcttctaacaaatgtaagtcgctttggatcaaagcgtctcctaaatgccctcaatgtaaatgtaaatggtctTCAGGCCTACTTCTACCCCAGATAAAGTCGCTAAGCCAGATGCGTTGTCTGCCTCCTGTTTCCCCCAGAGCTGCAGGACGCTGTGGGAGAGGTGCTGTCCTCGCTCAGGGAGCAGCGTGTGACCGTGTTGCTGATGGCCCGGGACTGTGACGTGAGTGGGATGGAGAGCTTCTCCTCCGAGGTGGAGCAGGCCTCCGACGCCCCCCTGCCTCGGGCCCTCAGATCACACGTCACGTTCAAGAGCCCCGCCGTCCTCATCTACACGTCTGGGACCACAGGTACCAGCCTCCGTCGTACATCACCGCAACATGGCTGAccccattattattattatgacgtATATGGAAGCTCGTGAGTAATAAGTGATGTTGTCATGTATTTATGTCCAGGGCCAAATAAAGGAAGACACACTTTGAATATATTGTGCTGTAGTAGAAAGCTTTATTATTTATATCAACTACATAACCCACAGTTTATCTATTAATCCATTTATCAAATAAGAATTGAGTGGTAAAGCAGCACATTGTTGTCTAAGGATTTGTCTGACTTGGTTTATAAACCCTTAATGAAGACCTCTAGATTTGTTTTTCTACTTCTAATCTATTTGAAGCAATACCAAAGCATTCCTCCAGAACAAAAACGTTGTGTCCATTCCGTTGTTTTTTGGCCAGTGCAGGccacaaacaccaacaaacacgcacacacacacccacacccacaccggGTCCGGTTCCTTCTCCCTGTGCCTCAGGTCTCCCCAAAGCCGCGGTGGTCAACCAGAACCGGCTCCTCATGGCGCTGGCCGTCCTGGCGTCCAACGGCGTCACGGCAAGCGATGTCATCTACCTCAACCTGCCGCTCTACCACACAGCCGGCTTCCTCGTGGGCTTCGTGGGCGCCGTGGAGACGGGTGAGAGTCCTCATCTGCGCCGGGGTCGCCGTGGAGACGGGTGAGAGGCTCCTCCCTCGCTCCCGGTCTCCCCGCAGGCAacaggaagagggagaaagggttCTGACAGAAGTGGAACCCCGATCCCGGTAGATGTTCGTTGGCGAGGGGAGTCTCTCACTCCGGTCGCTTCTGTTTCCGTGGTTTTCTGTCAGAGTCTTGGTTGTGTACCGCATGTCTCATTTAATACATCCTCATCAGAACGATCCTTTAAACAAACAAAGTGAAAGTGACGTGAGGCCTGGGATCTGTGACGCCGCAGCAGGTGTTGCCGTATCAAGTTTACTGTGTTCAGAGTTTAAATCCAAAGCCTTATCATCAAGGCCTTCTGAGAATGCCTAACTGGGTTATCCTGAAGTAAACCTAGCTGAGCCTGTTCAGTTCCCCCCCTAGTCCCCCAGTCCCCCCGaccgtctccatggaaaccacaTGAAAGGCCTTTTGTCAGCGGTGAACCCGTAACTTGGGGGAACCAGGCCGAGACTGCCGGACTACCAAGTGCTCTCCCTAAATAGGTCAGAGTTCACCGCGCTGTTGGTCAATGAAGATAGCAGCACGGCTAGCACTCAGTGGGCTAACCCTCCTGAGAGCTTGTCAGAGTCTGAGTAGTAATAAGTATGTGTAGCATGCAATTCCCGGCTGAAAACAAACACTTCAATGTGTTTGATGACCGTTCGCAGCCTCGATTGTAGCAGCAGTGATGTAATTGGATGACCAACAGCACTTAGGTGCTGATATTATGGGTTTTTTAAGCATGGCTGATGAAGGATTGGAAGAATAGGTTTATCAAGATTATAAAGTTATGTAAAATGTTCTCAATCCATATGATTACTAAGTAAATCCCATTTAGTCATGTGAAATAGCTTACTGTCTCAGGTAAACATTAAGAGGGGCTATCGTTAAGATTATAAAGTTGGGAGAAGAGCAGCAGTTCAGAGCAGAAGAAGCACAAATTAGAAAAGAAGCAGACAATAAGACCGGCCCTCCCTCTCTTACTCTGTCCTCCCTGTGGGGGGCACTGCCACCACCCACCAGAGGGGGAGCTGTTGCTCAGGATGGATCGACTCATCAGAGGAAGGCGGGGGTCACAGAACAGATGTTCTGACGGAGTGTTCCATCCCCCAACAGCTGACGGACAGCTGTTGCATTTTAAATCTAAAAGCATCCCTGCAGCGTCTTCAAGCTGAATTGATCCAATTCACTTTCCCACAGTGAGAAGTGAACTGTATCGTTGAAGTGCTTCTGGTTTTGTTTCTGCTCTGGTTGTGATCCAGGCTCATGCATCCTCCTGAGGAGGAAGTTCTCCGCCTCGCAGTTCTGGGTGGACTGCAGGAGGCACAAGGTGACGGTGATCCAGTACATCGGGGAGGTGCTGAGGTACCTCTGCAACACGCCTACGGTAGGACAGAGCGTAGGACAGACCTTACATACGGTAGGACATACTCTACAGACGGTACGACACACCCTCCTAAATCCTCTGCAACAGGCCTACAGTAGGACACACCCTACATCCTATGCAACAGGCCTACTACAGTAGGACACACCAGAGTCGGCCctaggcataggcagtataggcaaatgcttggggcgccgtcatccgcggggggcgccgaaaacggggggagaaaaaaaaatatatatatatatatatatatatatataatactacttttttttttttagtgccattactactattatttcgaaatattatttaagcccacagcaacataaagtcatagcaTCGTTGCTCTGAACCTGCCCTCTGTGAGGGGGGCAGGTACAgttttttgcactgtggttagactgaattgcattgcaatgacaataaagttgaatgaatctcatcacattttcattagtctatattagtctcatgtatagcacaccaagcatctgttttttttattaaaatgtaacatgcagtcgtcacatatacttctcttctcccttcagatgcacttttaaaatatttcagtaccacccccagtgacacagcatcaggtgctgctgtcccgtctacctctgcacagccctaattttgtattttttttacacttcagttgagtgcttgtttaatctctggttagaaccaaattagataaaccatactacatttaattgtatttacaataatttgaatctgaactctattattttgcttatgaatgcctttagtaaaacatcatgcatttctttgcagtattttgtgcatacttattgtatgagtgattcattgcttgttacttggtttgtaatacgtttcgtgtgtttaattttctatctaaaatcaaagagtctcaaagacaaagctttgtagcttctctgagtttatgaacattggtagtcgaatttactgtgcgatccaacggggtagggggcgccagcaaa
It encodes:
- the gatm gene encoding glycine amidinotransferase, mitochondrial codes for the protein MLRVRCMRGGSRGAEAAHLIAALLGRSANGWVQRAFQSTSIAAAAQPRAEGPVDPVSEAVPEECPVCAYNEWDPLEEVIVGRAENAQVPPFSVEVKANTYEKHWPFYEKFGGQSFPKDHLKKAVAEIEEMCNILRHEGVTVRRPEPLDWSMQYTTPDFTSPGMYAAMPRDILMVVGNEIIEAPMAWRARFFEYRAYRPLIKEYFKKGAKWTTAPKPTMSDELYDQDYPIRTVEDRHKLAAQGKFVTTEHEPCFDAADFIRAGRDLFVQRSQVTNYMGIEWMRRHLAPEYKIHIISFKDPNPMHIDATFNIIGPGLVLSNPDRPCRQIEMFKKAGWTVVKPPVPLIPDDHPLWMSSKWLSMNVLMLDEKRVMVDANEHTIHKMFENLGIQTVKVNIRHANSLGGGFHCWTTDVRRRGTLQSYFH
- the zgc:158482 gene encoding long-chain fatty acid transport protein 2, whose amino-acid sequence is MLVVSICVASLLIFPLLLQTLCPYFWKDAFYLVKLINISKTYILRRRRRPIFLFLDRFLEQAVARPDATFIVFEDERFSYRDADTTSNRIANALLRHPQYHAGDTVALFMGNEPAFMFICLALAKLGSPAALLNHNIRSRSLLHCFSCSSATVLIAASELQDAVGEVLSSLREQRVTVLLMARDCDVSGMESFSSEVEQASDAPLPRALRSHVTFKSPAVLIYTSGTTGLPKAAVVNQNRLLMALAVLASNGVTASDVIYLNLPLYHTAGFLVGFVGAVETGSCILLRRKFSASQFWVDCRRHKVTVIQYIGEVLRYLCNTPTRPDDRDHCVRLAIGNGLRADVWTDFLRRFGNIGVREFYASTEGNVGFLNYTGKIGAIGRTNFLQHKLFPYSLVKYDTERDEPRRDARGLCIEAVKGETGLLVSKITERAPFIGYVGNEEQTEKKRLRDVLRPGDLYFNSGDLLRLDLEGFLYFQDRVGDTFRWKGENVATTEVADALSLAGCVRDSNVYGVEVPGHEGRVGMAVLTLREGAPFEGGLVYQQVVGLPSYARPRFIRIQTEVEVTSTFKQLKRRLVEEGFDPESIADPLYVLDEAAQSYSPLTPRVYSLLSSGGIKL